In Mycobacterium sp. Aquia_213, the sequence CAACGGCGTCAGCCGGGCCTCGGTGTACCGCATGGCGGCCGGCGGGTCGTTACCCGGCGATCCGAAGTTGCCCTGGCCGTCGACCAGCGGGTAGCGCAGCGACCACGGCTGGGCCATCCGGACCAGGGTGTCGTAGATCGACGAGTCGCCGTGTGGGTGGTAGTTGCCCATGGTCTCGGCCACTGACCGCGCCGATTTGGCGTGGCCGCGGTCGGGACGGAATCCCGAGTCGTACATGGCATACAGCACCCGGCGGTGCACCGGCTTGAGGCCGTCGCGCACCTCCGGCAGCGCGCGGCCCACGATCACACTCATCGCGTAATCGATGTAGCTGCGCTGCATCTCCTGCTGAATGTCAACCGGTTCGATCCGGTCGAGGGAGTCGTCTCCCGGTGGCAGCGTGGTGTCAGTCATGTAGTCCTCGTTGGTCGGTCAACGGTGGCCGGTCTGATTGCTCAGACGTCCAGGAAACGAACATCCTTGGCATTACGGGTGATAAAGCTGCGGCGCGCGTCGACGTCCTCGCCCATCAGAATGGAGAACAACTCGTCGGCGGCGGCGGCATCGTCGAGGGTGACCTGGCGCAGCACCCGGACGCTGGGATCCATCGTGGTTTCCCACAATTCCTTGGCGTCCATCTCGCCCAGACCTTTGTAGCGCTGGATGCCGTCGTCCTTGTTGATCTTCTTGCCGGCCTTCTGCCCCGCCTCGAGCAGGCCGTCGCGTTCGCGGTCGGAGTAGGCGAATTCGGGATCGCTGCGTTGCCACTTCAACTTGTACAGCGGCGGCTGCGCTAAGAACACGTGGCCGTGTTCGATCAGCGGCCGCATGAAGCGGAACAGCAACGTCAACAACAGCGTCGAGATGTGCTGGCCGTCAACGTCGGCGTCGGCCATCAGCACGATCTTGTGATACCGCAGTTTGGTGATGTCGAACTCGTCATGGATGCCGGTGCCCAGCGCGGTGATAATCGCCTGCACCTCAGTGTTTTTCAGGACACGGTCGATGCGCGCCTTTTCCACGTTGATGATCTTGCCGCGCAGCGGCAGAATCGCCTGGAACATCGAGTCGCGGCCACTCTTAGCCGAGCCGCCGGCCGAATCGCCCTCCACCACATACAGTTCCGACTTGCGCGGGTCCGTCGAACGGCAGTCCGCCAACTTGCCCGGCAGTCCGCCCAAATCGGTCGCGCTCTTGCGCCGCACCAACTCTCGTGCCTTACGCGCGGCCATCCGCGCTTGTGCCGAGGACACCGCCTTATTCACAACGGTTTTAGCTTCCGAAGGGTTGGCCTCGAACCAGTGCGTGAGCTGTTCGTTGCAGACCTTCTGCACGAACGACTTGACTTCGGTGTTGCCCAGCTTGGTTTTGGTCTGCCCCTCGAACTGCGGTTCGGCGACCTTGACCGAGATCACCGCGGCCAGGCCTTCACGAATGTCGTCGCCGGTGAGGTTGGCGTCTTTTTCTTTCAGCAGCTTCTTGTCTTTGGCGTACTTGTTCACCACCGACGTCAGCGCGCTGCGGAAGCCCTCTTCGTGGGTGCCGCCCTCGTGGGTGTTGATCGTGTTGGCGAAGGTGTGCACCGACTCCGAATACCCGCCGTTCCATTGCATCGCGATCTCGACCTCGTGGCCGGTGCCTTTGCCGTCGAAATCGATGATGCTCTGCTGGATCGGACTTTTGGTGCGGTTGATGTGTTTGACGAAGTCCACCAAACCGCCCGGGTAGTGGAACGTGCGGCGCTTGACCTTGTGCGGGCCCTTCGACTCGGCGGCCTTCTCTTCGGCGGATTTGGGCGCCTCGGCGGTGTCGCTGACCACCTCGTCGACGACGTCTTCCTGCGCCACCCGCTCGTCAGTGAGGTTGATCGTCAAGCCCTTGTTCAGAAATGCCATTTCCTGCAGCCGGCGCGCCACCGTCTCGAAGTCGTACTCGGTCGTTTCGAAGATCTCGGGATCGGCCCAGAACCTGATGGTGGTTCCGGTCTTCTTGGTGGCCTCACCCTGTTTCAACGTTCCGGGCAGCGCGCGCTCGTAGTACTGCGACCACTCGTGGCCGTCGCGGGAAATGTCCACCTCGAGTCGCCGCGACAGGGCGTTGACCACCGACACACCCACACCGTGCAATCCGCCGCTGACCGTGTAGCCGCTGTTCTCCCCGCCGAACTTGCCGCCGGCGTGCAGTTGGGTCATCACCACGTCGACGGTGGGGGCGCCGGTGGAGTGCATCGCGACCGGGATGCCGCGGCCGTCGTCGACGACCTCGACGCCGCCGTCCTCGAGGATGCGCACATCGACCTGGCTGGCATAGCCGGCCATCGCCTCGTCCACCGAGTTGTCGACCACCTCCCAAATGAGGTGGTGCAGACCTCGCTCACCGGTAGACCCGATGTACATGCCGGGGCGTTTGCGGACGGCCTCCAGCCCCTCGAGCACGGTGATCGCTGAAGCGCCGTATTCGTCTTGCGCCTTCTTCTTCTGGGCAGCCACGGTCGGAATGCTCTCCTTGGGGTTTCATGCGGGCGGTTCGGTCACCGCAGCAGTCGCATGTCTCCACTC encodes:
- the gyrB gene encoding DNA topoisomerase (ATP-hydrolyzing) subunit B, with amino-acid sequence MAAQKKKAQDEYGASAITVLEGLEAVRKRPGMYIGSTGERGLHHLIWEVVDNSVDEAMAGYASQVDVRILEDGGVEVVDDGRGIPVAMHSTGAPTVDVVMTQLHAGGKFGGENSGYTVSGGLHGVGVSVVNALSRRLEVDISRDGHEWSQYYERALPGTLKQGEATKKTGTTIRFWADPEIFETTEYDFETVARRLQEMAFLNKGLTINLTDERVAQEDVVDEVVSDTAEAPKSAEEKAAESKGPHKVKRRTFHYPGGLVDFVKHINRTKSPIQQSIIDFDGKGTGHEVEIAMQWNGGYSESVHTFANTINTHEGGTHEEGFRSALTSVVNKYAKDKKLLKEKDANLTGDDIREGLAAVISVKVAEPQFEGQTKTKLGNTEVKSFVQKVCNEQLTHWFEANPSEAKTVVNKAVSSAQARMAARKARELVRRKSATDLGGLPGKLADCRSTDPRKSELYVVEGDSAGGSAKSGRDSMFQAILPLRGKIINVEKARIDRVLKNTEVQAIITALGTGIHDEFDITKLRYHKIVLMADADVDGQHISTLLLTLLFRFMRPLIEHGHVFLAQPPLYKLKWQRSDPEFAYSDRERDGLLEAGQKAGKKINKDDGIQRYKGLGEMDAKELWETTMDPSVRVLRQVTLDDAAAADELFSILMGEDVDARRSFITRNAKDVRFLDV